One genomic window of Thermococcus celericrescens includes the following:
- a CDS encoding ABC transporter ATP-binding protein, which yields MAEPVLKVENLKKYFPIKRGFVDTIKGAPQKKVHAVDGISFEIYKQQVFALVGESGCGKSTTGKLIVKLLEPTDGRIYLEGNDVTHVKTKEEILNYRRHVQMIFQDPFSSMNPRFRIFDILEEPLLIHGIGETKAEREELIYKALEMVKITPPEDYVGRFPHMLSGGQRQRVAIARALILNPTFVVADEPVSMLDVSIRAEVLELMKELKEKMGVTYLYITHDMSTARYFADWMAVMYLGRIVEMGPVEKVIDNPLHPYTRALLAAVPEPKPERRNVIKELPIKGEVPNAVDIPPGCRFHPRCIYAQKGLCDAKHPQLVEYEHNHFAECHLVGKY from the coding sequence ATGGCCGAGCCGGTACTTAAAGTTGAAAACCTCAAGAAGTACTTCCCCATCAAGAGAGGCTTCGTGGACACCATCAAGGGTGCCCCGCAGAAGAAGGTTCACGCCGTTGACGGCATAAGCTTCGAGATATACAAGCAACAGGTCTTCGCCCTGGTTGGTGAGAGCGGCTGTGGTAAATCAACCACCGGAAAGCTCATCGTCAAGCTCCTCGAGCCGACGGACGGAAGGATATACCTCGAGGGCAACGACGTCACCCACGTCAAGACCAAGGAGGAGATACTCAACTACCGCAGGCACGTGCAGATGATATTCCAGGACCCGTTCAGTTCAATGAACCCGAGGTTTAGGATATTCGACATCCTCGAGGAGCCGCTGCTCATACACGGCATCGGTGAGACCAAGGCCGAGCGTGAGGAGCTCATATACAAGGCCCTCGAGATGGTCAAGATAACCCCCCCGGAGGACTACGTCGGCAGGTTCCCGCACATGCTCTCCGGTGGTCAGAGGCAGCGTGTGGCTATAGCAAGGGCCCTCATCCTTAACCCGACCTTCGTCGTCGCCGACGAGCCGGTCTCGATGCTTGACGTGTCCATCCGTGCTGAGGTTCTCGAGCTGATGAAGGAGCTCAAGGAGAAGATGGGCGTCACCTACCTCTACATCACCCACGACATGTCCACAGCGAGGTACTTTGCCGACTGGATGGCGGTCATGTACCTGGGTAGGATAGTCGAGATGGGACCGGTCGAGAAGGTCATCGACAACCCGCTCCACCCGTACACAAGGGCTCTCTTAGCGGCCGTTCCGGAGCCCAAACCGGAGCGCAGAAACGTCATCAAGGAGCTGCCCATCAAGGGTGAGGTTCCCAACGCTGTTGACATACCGCCCGGATGCCGCTTCCACCCGAGGTGCATCTACGCCCAGAAGGGACTCTGCGACGCCAAGCACCCGCAGCTCGTCGAGTACGAGCACAACCACTTTGCGGAGTGCCACCTCGTCGGCAAGTACTGA
- a CDS encoding ABC transporter ATP-binding protein: MAKNVLEVKNLKMYYFTNKGVVKAVDDLTFNLKKGEVLGLAGESGCGKSSLGFTLMGMPTAPGKIVGGSIKIDGREIVGLPEDVLRKEVRWQKIAMIFQGAMNALNPVYTVGHQMIEPLLLHKGMSKDDAIDRAQKYLELVGLDPEIVYRYPHELSGGMKQRVIIASALLLEPEVVIADEPTTALDVVVQAQIINLLKKLKKELGLSMIFITHDLSILAEISDRVAIMYAGKIVEIGDSEKIYYEPAHPYTQKLLSAIPRLHEDIERLEFIPGQPPNLINPPKGCRFNPRCPYVMQVCKEQEPELKEVDKDHYAACWLL; the protein is encoded by the coding sequence ATGGCCAAGAACGTACTCGAAGTTAAGAACCTCAAGATGTATTACTTCACCAACAAGGGTGTCGTCAAGGCCGTCGATGACCTCACCTTTAACCTCAAGAAGGGCGAGGTGCTGGGACTTGCCGGTGAGAGCGGATGCGGCAAGTCCTCCCTCGGTTTTACCCTTATGGGAATGCCCACCGCACCGGGTAAGATAGTCGGAGGCAGCATCAAGATCGATGGCAGGGAGATAGTCGGTCTCCCAGAGGACGTCCTCAGGAAGGAGGTCCGCTGGCAGAAGATAGCCATGATATTCCAGGGTGCCATGAACGCCCTCAACCCGGTTTACACCGTCGGTCACCAGATGATCGAGCCGCTCCTCCTCCACAAGGGCATGAGCAAGGACGATGCCATTGACAGGGCCCAGAAGTACCTTGAGCTCGTGGGTCTCGACCCCGAGATCGTCTACCGCTACCCCCACGAGCTCTCGGGAGGTATGAAGCAGCGTGTCATCATAGCCTCTGCCCTCCTGCTTGAGCCCGAGGTGGTCATAGCCGATGAGCCGACAACGGCCCTCGATGTCGTTGTCCAGGCCCAGATCATCAACCTCCTGAAGAAGCTCAAGAAGGAGCTCGGTCTCTCCATGATATTCATCACCCACGACCTCAGCATCCTCGCCGAGATCAGCGACCGCGTTGCCATCATGTACGCGGGCAAGATCGTCGAGATTGGAGACAGCGAGAAGATCTACTACGAGCCGGCCCACCCGTACACCCAGAAGCTCCTCTCAGCTATACCGAGGCTCCACGAGGACATTGAGAGGCTTGAGTTCATTCCGGGACAGCCGCCCAACCTCATCAACCCGCCGAAGGGATGCCGCTTCAACCCGAGGTGCCCATACGTTATGCAGGTCTGTAAGGAGCAGGAGCCCGAGCTGAAGGAAGTTGATAAGGACCACTACGCCGCATGCTGGCTGCTGTGA
- a CDS encoding NAD+ synthase: protein MRELDYSAVIGRITGFIRESVDGAGAEGVVVGISGGIDSATVAYLAVEALGKERVLGLIMPYYENRDLDDARLVCESLGIDYKIVNIKPIVDEFERAVGRLDIKSRGNVMARTRMVLLYAHANAMNRLVLGTSNRSEVLTGYFTKWGDGASDYAPLINIYKTEVWEIAKLLGVPERIIKKKPSAGLWEGQTDEDELGISYRLLDEILWRMVDLGMEKAEIARELGISVEMVEYVERLVRGSEHKRRLPVGPTL from the coding sequence ATGAGGGAGCTTGATTACAGCGCTGTCATTGGGAGGATAACCGGGTTCATAAGGGAGAGCGTTGATGGGGCCGGCGCCGAGGGCGTCGTTGTTGGTATAAGCGGGGGCATAGACAGCGCCACCGTTGCATATCTCGCCGTGGAGGCCCTCGGAAAGGAGAGGGTTCTCGGCCTGATAATGCCCTACTACGAGAACCGCGACCTTGACGACGCCCGGCTGGTATGCGAAAGCCTGGGGATTGATTACAAAATAGTCAACATAAAGCCCATCGTCGATGAGTTCGAGAGGGCCGTTGGAAGGCTCGACATCAAGAGCAGGGGGAACGTGATGGCAAGGACGAGGATGGTGCTCCTCTACGCCCACGCCAACGCAATGAACCGCCTCGTCCTCGGAACCAGCAACAGGAGCGAGGTTCTCACTGGGTACTTCACGAAATGGGGCGACGGTGCCAGCGACTACGCTCCTCTCATAAACATCTACAAGACCGAGGTCTGGGAGATAGCAAAGCTCCTTGGAGTTCCGGAGAGGATAATCAAAAAGAAGCCGTCGGCCGGCCTGTGGGAGGGGCAGACGGACGAGGACGAGCTCGGGATAAGCTACCGCCTCCTCGACGAGATACTCTGGCGCATGGTTGACCTTGGAATGGAGAAGGCTGAAATAGCGAGGGAGCTTGGAATAAGCGTCGAGATGGTCGAATACGTCGAAAGACTGGTGAGGGGCAGCGAGCATAAGAGGCGCCTTCCGGTTGGCCCCACCCTCTGA